The Erythrobacter aurantius genome includes a window with the following:
- a CDS encoding FAD-binding protein, producing MIDIEWEHGKRWQDEHRTRWRDAREICNIKARIPTDPLTDIRNRNAALGQLFDGLGRRSRRVAILGSTWSQADLFPNRAIVIDTDKDGAVWFLKPEMLRPEHANNASRFVLAAGGTKLSALMDALDAKGLSLMTAGSHKGQSLAGAIATGTHGSFFNEAGLETHVRGMLFVAGTDHTHWIEDPANPVLSPSFAVQLGGRGHDHRFKDIIVHLGGLGYLNVVPLEVVPRFTLAWAKACVPLAPSWWDHVAAGNFAAATGSIGNGSPVFYELTFDPNAGPDADVMQSVYWRDGSEPAPAHKAASPGNAQHYLTQALDDDVDAAHRPVLTGESVDDAAEAAGVGGLINVPKLVFAAFRKSLANGGGASSAPVSLRQITEEWKPRKIGPLRIETFNAAICVDRARLREAMEAGFEIAREYDPHFVYTIRFANDVLP from the coding sequence ATGATCGATATTGAATGGGAACACGGCAAACGCTGGCAGGATGAACACCGCACGCGCTGGCGCGATGCGAGGGAAATCTGCAACATCAAGGCGCGCATTCCCACTGATCCGCTAACCGACATTCGCAACAGGAATGCCGCACTCGGCCAATTGTTCGACGGTCTGGGAAGGCGTTCCCGGCGCGTCGCAATTCTCGGCTCCACCTGGTCGCAAGCCGATCTGTTTCCCAATCGCGCGATCGTGATCGACACGGACAAGGACGGCGCCGTCTGGTTCCTGAAGCCGGAAATGCTCCGGCCGGAGCACGCGAACAATGCTTCGCGCTTTGTGCTGGCGGCGGGCGGGACGAAGCTTTCGGCCCTGATGGACGCGCTGGATGCGAAAGGCCTGTCGCTGATGACTGCCGGGTCACACAAGGGCCAATCGCTTGCAGGCGCAATCGCGACCGGGACCCATGGTTCGTTCTTCAACGAAGCAGGGCTGGAAACCCATGTCCGGGGCATGCTTTTCGTTGCCGGGACGGATCATACGCACTGGATTGAGGATCCGGCCAATCCGGTGCTCTCACCTAGCTTTGCAGTGCAATTGGGCGGGCGCGGGCATGATCATCGGTTCAAGGATATCATCGTCCATCTCGGGGGGCTCGGATACCTCAACGTGGTCCCGCTTGAGGTCGTCCCCCGTTTCACTCTTGCCTGGGCCAAGGCCTGTGTGCCGCTTGCACCCAGCTGGTGGGATCATGTCGCCGCTGGAAATTTCGCCGCCGCGACTGGATCGATCGGAAACGGCTCGCCGGTCTTCTACGAACTTACGTTTGATCCGAATGCGGGACCGGATGCAGATGTCATGCAATCGGTTTACTGGCGTGACGGGTCGGAACCGGCGCCCGCGCACAAGGCGGCATCGCCGGGCAATGCCCAGCACTATCTGACCCAGGCGCTCGATGATGATGTTGATGCGGCGCACCGCCCGGTTCTTACAGGCGAAAGTGTTGATGATGCGGCCGAGGCGGCTGGGGTCGGGGGCCTCATCAATGTACCCAAACTTGTATTCGCGGCGTTCCGCAAATCGTTGGCGAATGGCGGCGGAGCTTCAAGTGCGCCAGTTTCGCTGCGCCAGATCACCGAGGAGTGGAAGCCACGCAAGATCGGGCCGCTCAGGATCGAAACCTTCAACGCCGCGATCTGTGTCGACAGGGCGCGCCTGCGTGAAGCCATGGAAGCAGGCTTTGAGATCGCGCGGGAGTACGATCCGCACTTTGTCTACACGATCCGCTTTGCCAATGACGTGCTCCCCTGA
- a CDS encoding methyl-accepting chemotaxis protein — translation MSKHDKLEPGFEFESEPEYREVAEDAFVYEDKPDAVTNWFRQRSTNQKVLLTVGAPFAIVGITVATTFISLGIISASVDTGSKESLSSAAASIDTLRYILVGLVVASMVLTGFLFRAIRKDVIGTSQQLIDCLGRICAGQHNIVVPHRDRSDEYGQLADVTERMRRAGVQFEKLYKERARRAESELEEKTRLRLVEEESRLERERALRNIADQFERTVGDVVSGVASASSQLQATATMMAATAEQSSNRTSEVAVSMEEANSGATAAAAASDEFAMSIGEISRQAASSAELARKATLSANEADATITALADSAQQVGQIVELIQTIAQRTNLLALNASIEAARGGEAGRGFAVVASEVKELAMQTSRATEQVAEQIRTMQDTTGASVSALRSIAAEVQQLESTAVSIASAVDQQSVAGQDLARSIDLAARGTEQVASTIKEVRELSISTGTAASQVLDSSTALEQQASTLRTQVDRFLAKVRES, via the coding sequence ATGAGCAAGCATGACAAGCTGGAACCCGGTTTCGAGTTTGAGAGCGAGCCGGAATACCGCGAAGTGGCCGAAGACGCATTCGTATATGAGGACAAGCCGGATGCGGTGACCAACTGGTTTCGGCAACGCAGCACCAATCAGAAAGTGCTGCTGACGGTTGGCGCGCCCTTTGCCATCGTGGGGATCACGGTCGCGACGACTTTCATCAGTCTTGGCATCATCAGTGCCTCTGTCGACACCGGCAGCAAGGAAAGCCTTTCCAGCGCTGCGGCATCGATCGATACCTTGCGCTACATTCTGGTCGGCTTGGTAGTCGCCAGCATGGTTTTGACAGGATTCCTGTTCAGGGCGATCCGCAAAGATGTGATCGGCACTTCGCAACAACTCATTGATTGCCTTGGCCGCATTTGTGCCGGTCAACACAATATCGTCGTTCCGCACCGGGATCGCAGCGACGAATACGGCCAATTGGCAGACGTGACCGAACGCATGCGCCGCGCCGGGGTGCAATTTGAGAAACTCTACAAGGAAAGAGCACGCCGGGCAGAGAGCGAGCTTGAGGAAAAGACGCGCCTGCGCCTTGTCGAAGAGGAATCGCGGCTGGAACGCGAGCGCGCCCTTCGCAACATCGCCGATCAATTCGAACGGACCGTGGGCGATGTCGTGAGCGGCGTGGCGAGCGCGTCGAGCCAGCTTCAGGCAACTGCCACGATGATGGCAGCTACCGCCGAACAATCGAGCAATCGGACCTCGGAAGTCGCAGTCTCGATGGAGGAAGCGAATTCCGGAGCGACAGCAGCAGCCGCCGCCTCGGACGAATTCGCGATGTCGATCGGAGAGATCAGCAGGCAGGCGGCTTCATCGGCCGAGCTGGCACGCAAGGCGACCCTTTCCGCCAATGAAGCCGACGCGACCATCACCGCCCTCGCCGATTCTGCACAGCAGGTCGGCCAGATCGTCGAGCTGATCCAGACGATCGCACAGCGCACCAACCTTTTGGCGCTCAACGCCTCGATCGAGGCAGCACGCGGCGGGGAAGCCGGGCGCGGCTTCGCTGTCGTAGCAAGCGAGGTCAAGGAACTCGCCATGCAGACGAGCCGGGCGACCGAGCAAGTTGCCGAACAGATCCGCACCATGCAGGATACAACCGGGGCAAGCGTGAGCGCATTGCGCTCGATCGCAGCCGAAGTGCAGCAGCTCGAAAGCACTGCGGTATCCATTGCCAGTGCGGTGGATCAACAGTCGGTTGCCGGGCAAGACCTCGCCCGGAGCATCGACCTTGCGGCACGCGGGACCGAGCAGGTGGCAAGCACGATCAAGGAAGTGCGCGAATTGTCGATCTCGACAGGAACCGCCGCGAGCCAGGTGCTCGACAGTTCCACTGCGCTCGAACAGCAGGCCAGCACGCTGAGAACACAGGTGGATCGCTTCCTCGCGAAAGTCCGGGAAAGCTGA
- a CDS encoding putative bifunctional diguanylate cyclase/phosphodiesterase, protein MRLTPIGLVLVPLATVSLVFALITLVVLASDILEFAAPEGLLIAGALIYAATIFLLSRSGFANVRELETLGVMDPLSQLPNRRALHADIDRHSQSAEEVAIALIDLDSFKQINDHYGHAVGDQLIRQCAQEMREVFGDEAQCYRLGGDEFCAVTHGKVAGTILEGMCRTLLEKLQAPVPLGHRQIAVGASIGLARSTLEDRLPSSELLRRSDVAMEMSKRGGKMRCTWFNQTFDQRREAVRELEDELRAGLANGEFSLAYQPLVDAAKGGIVAVEALLRWERRDGKKIGPNIFIPVAEQSGIINPIGLWVLREAVTNALRWDGITLSVNISAAQLRNPEFPIKLGEILEETGFPPHLLELEVTETCLVLDPVVAERALDVIRKFGVRISLDDFGTGYASIGFLRQFRFEKLKLDRSLVVQAGEDDGSRAMMLSSIAVARALKMGVTAEGVETIEQADMVRLAGCDQIQGWLYYKAMPAQQIDTLIAQQCAERCEQSGGQAA, encoded by the coding sequence ATGCGCCTGACACCGATCGGGCTGGTGCTGGTTCCTCTCGCCACCGTTTCACTGGTGTTCGCGCTCATCACACTCGTGGTGTTGGCGAGCGACATTCTGGAATTTGCCGCCCCGGAAGGACTGCTGATCGCCGGAGCATTGATTTATGCGGCGACGATATTCCTGTTGAGCCGCAGCGGCTTTGCCAATGTCCGCGAGTTGGAAACGCTCGGCGTGATGGATCCGCTCAGCCAGCTTCCCAATCGCCGCGCCCTGCACGCCGACATCGATCGTCATTCTCAAAGCGCCGAAGAGGTCGCCATTGCGCTGATCGACCTCGACAGTTTCAAGCAGATCAACGATCACTATGGCCATGCCGTTGGCGATCAGTTGATCCGGCAATGCGCGCAGGAAATGCGCGAAGTTTTTGGCGATGAAGCGCAGTGTTATCGTCTGGGCGGGGATGAGTTCTGCGCTGTCACTCACGGAAAGGTTGCGGGCACCATCCTCGAAGGCATGTGCCGCACCCTGCTCGAAAAATTGCAGGCTCCGGTCCCGCTCGGCCATCGGCAGATCGCGGTGGGCGCCAGCATCGGCCTTGCCCGCAGCACACTTGAAGATCGCCTGCCATCCTCGGAGCTGCTGCGCCGTTCGGATGTAGCGATGGAAATGTCCAAGCGCGGCGGGAAAATGCGCTGCACCTGGTTCAACCAGACATTCGACCAGCGCCGCGAAGCCGTGCGCGAGCTTGAAGACGAACTGCGTGCCGGGCTTGCCAACGGGGAGTTCTCGCTCGCCTACCAGCCGCTCGTCGATGCAGCCAAGGGCGGGATTGTCGCGGTCGAGGCGCTGCTGCGTTGGGAACGCCGGGATGGCAAGAAGATCGGGCCGAACATTTTCATTCCTGTTGCCGAACAGTCTGGCATCATCAATCCGATCGGCTTGTGGGTGCTGCGCGAGGCGGTGACCAATGCCCTGCGCTGGGATGGCATCACGCTTTCCGTGAACATTTCCGCCGCCCAGCTGCGCAACCCGGAATTCCCCATCAAGCTGGGCGAGATACTCGAAGAAACCGGCTTCCCTCCTCATCTGCTCGAACTGGAAGTGACCGAAACCTGTCTGGTGCTGGACCCGGTGGTGGCTGAGCGGGCTTTGGATGTGATCCGCAAATTCGGCGTGCGCATTTCGCTCGATGATTTCGGTACCGGCTACGCCTCGATCGGCTTCCTGCGCCAGTTCCGCTTCGAAAAGCTGAAACTCGATCGCAGTCTTGTGGTGCAGGCAGGCGAGGACGACGGCAGCCGCGCCATGATGCTTTCAAGCATCGCCGTTGCCCGCGCGCTCAAGATGGGCGTGACGGCAGAAGGTGTGGAAACCATTGAGCAAGCCGACATGGTTCGGCTCGCCGGATGTGACCAGATTCAGGGCTGGCTTTATTACAAGGCCATGCCCGCACAGCAGATCGACACGCTGATCGCACAGCAATGTGCCGAGCGGTGTGAACAGTCAGGTGGACAGGCAGCATGA
- a CDS encoding CheR family methyltransferase, producing the protein MEVSQASYQIIADLLAARTGQHLTESRRWRVPTALAGIFREHGISNVDQLVCLLDEPRRRASDHDLATEVVEALLNNETYFFRDKPAFDQIPEDILPELARRREHTKRISIWCAGCSTGQEVHSLAMLFEDQKDRWAGWTIDILGTDVSHRAIRAARTGLYSQFEVQRGLGVAQMLRHFDETPDGWQIRDHVRGITRFQQHNILTEPPGRQRFDLVLCRNVLLYFERENRETAFRRLSAALARDGFLMLGAGETVIGQTRDFTPSPKRMSIYELREATEPVNAITAR; encoded by the coding sequence TGGAAGTGAGCCAGGCCTCCTACCAGATCATCGCCGATCTGCTGGCCGCGCGGACCGGTCAGCACCTGACCGAAAGCCGCCGCTGGCGCGTGCCGACTGCTCTTGCCGGCATCTTTCGCGAACACGGGATCAGCAATGTCGATCAGCTCGTCTGCCTGCTGGACGAACCGCGCCGCCGCGCGAGCGATCACGATCTAGCGACCGAAGTTGTCGAGGCGCTGCTCAACAACGAAACCTACTTCTTTCGCGACAAACCTGCCTTCGACCAGATCCCGGAAGACATCCTCCCCGAACTGGCGCGTCGCCGCGAGCATACAAAGCGCATTTCGATCTGGTGCGCGGGATGCTCCACAGGTCAGGAAGTGCACAGCCTCGCCATGCTGTTCGAAGACCAGAAGGATCGCTGGGCTGGCTGGACAATCGACATCCTCGGCACTGATGTCTCGCACCGGGCGATCCGCGCGGCACGCACCGGACTTTACAGCCAGTTCGAGGTCCAGCGCGGGCTGGGAGTTGCGCAAATGCTGCGGCATTTCGACGAGACGCCCGACGGCTGGCAAATCCGCGATCATGTGCGCGGAATCACCCGCTTCCAGCAGCACAATATCCTCACAGAACCGCCCGGTCGGCAGCGTTTCGACCTTGTTCTGTGCCGTAACGTACTGCTCTATTTCGAAAGGGAAAATCGCGAGACCGCGTTCCGGCGGCTGTCCGCCGCGCTCGCGCGGGACGGCTTCCTGATGCTTGGCGCCGGAGAGACCGTTATCGGCCAGACCCGTGATTTTACGCCCTCGCCAAAACGCATGAGCATTTATGAACTGCGCGAGGCAACCGAGCCTGTGAACGCAATTACGGCGCGGTAG